AATACAAAGTCTTCTCCACGGTCCTGACCGGCTCCGACTGGGTCACGGGCGGCGTCTTCGGCGCAGAAGCCTCCCTGCCGGCCGTCGGGATGGGACTCTTGCTTACCATTATCTTCCTCTGTTGTTGTAAAAAAGACGAACGATGAAGAAAAAGGAACAGTATGCACTGCTTCTGAAGCAGGTGCAGGGACTCCTGGAGGGGGAGTCCGACCGCGTGGCCAACATGGCCAACGTGGCTGCCGTCCTGCATGAAGCCTTCGGCTTCTGGTGGACGGGTTTTTATCTTGTGCAGGGGCGCGAACTGGTCCTGGGGCCCTTCCAGGGGCCTGTAGCCTGCACGCGCATTCCCTTCGGGCGGGGCGTCTGCGGCACGGCCTGGCAGCAGGGCAGGACGGTCGTCGTGCCGGATGTGGAGGAATTCCCGGGCCATATTGCCTGCAGTTCCGCTTCGCGCAGCGAGATCGTCGTGCCCGTGATCAAGGGCAAGGACGTAGTCGCCGTGCTGGACATCGACAGCCGCGAACTGGCGACCTTCGACGGGCGTGACGCCGCCGGTCTGGAGGCCATCGCCGCGCTGCTGGCGAAATTCTTCTAGGCCAGGACGAGCTCGAGCTCGCCGAACAGCTCCATGAAATCTGTCGAGAGATTGCCTGCAATCTGGCGGGCGGTCTCTTCGTTGTGTGTACGGTCGGTAATCTGCTGCGCGAGGGCGGCGCGGAGATTGAGGATGTTTTCGTTCTTGCTCATAGGACCTGGTTTTTAGTTTGTTCCTTTGTTTCAACGATACAAAGGTAGGCCCCCGTTTTGACAGGTCTTGTCAATGAACGAAAAACTTTCGGAAATTTTCCTGATAATTGCGCAGATAGTCGCGGAGCGGCTCGCCGTCCAGAATCTGGATCTCGCCGGCCAGGCCGCTGACGAAGCGGCCGACGCCGGCCACGGCGCAGATGCCGGTGTCGAGGACCCACGACCCGTCCGCATCCTGCGTCAGGTCGCGCTCGGCGAGGGGATATTCCTCCGTCAGGAGGTTCTTGGCCTTCATCGACAGGCGCAGCCGGACGCGGAACTCCTCCCGCCCGGCCATCCGGAAGACGTCCATCCCCAGGCGCTCGTGATCCGCCTCGCGCGTCCAGGCCTCCTCTTCGAGCACCTGGACCTCCTCCATGCGGCTGATCTTGAAGATCTTGTTGCGCCCGTCCTCCAGGTCGAAGGCCCAGACGTCGATGAAATTGGTGGTGAAGCCGAACGGCTCCACGTGGCGGTCGCGGATCTGGCCGCTGTGGCCGGATTCGTAGCGCAGCAGGCGCACGGCCTTCTTTTCGAGCACGGCGCGCGAGAGGGATTCGACGTTGGCGGCGTTGGAGCGCTTGTCGATGTAGTCGGCGATGCTGGTGCTGCTGT
This Bacteroidales bacterium WCE2004 DNA region includes the following protein-coding sequences:
- a CDS encoding GAF domain-containing protein is translated as MKKKEQYALLLKQVQGLLEGESDRVANMANVAAVLHEAFGFWWTGFYLVQGRELVLGPFQGPVACTRIPFGRGVCGTAWQQGRTVVVPDVEEFPGHIACSSASRSEIVVPVIKGKDVVAVLDIDSRELATFDGRDAAGLEAIAALLAKFF
- a CDS encoding Predicted DNA-binding transcriptional regulator YafY, contains an HTH and WYL domains — its product is MDQPKIERVLRLMTLMSGSVEYTVDELADKLDTSYRSIYRYIDTFKACGFAVEKVHGNVYRLAKMSPRYPDLDKLVYFSEEEAYLVNHLIDRLDPTNALKAGLQRKLAAIYSSTSIADYIDKRSNAANVESLSRAVLEKKAVRLLRYESGHSGQIRDRHVEPFGFTTNFIDVWAFDLEDGRNKIFKISRMEEVQVLEEEAWTREADHERLGMDVFRMAGREEFRVRLRLSMKAKNLLTEEYPLAERDLTQDADGSWVLDTGICAVAGVGRFVSGLAGEIQILDGEPLRDYLRNYQENFRKFFVH